One stretch of Novosphingobium pentaromativorans US6-1 DNA includes these proteins:
- a CDS encoding copper resistance protein B encodes MKRAILFSLPLLALSAPGWAEQHDHATAAQVEPADPAATTTAAQQEVMDHSAMEHGEMEHGKMDMPVDQEPMAHSQMDHGSVPMPRQEAPMDASKMDHASMVDQSPIPAGPPPPEAFSAPAFAADEFVGADKMAASRASVVREVSGVPVYWFQADRAEYRAREGKDGYLWDVQGYYGGDIDKFWFKSEGEGNFGEKPESAEVQALWSHAIAPRWDIQAGVRQDLTGPERTHAVIGVQGLAPYLFELDAAAFVSNKGDITARIEGELDQRITQRLILQPRAELSLSAQDIPELGIGAGLDRAELGLRLRYEFVREFAPYIGVEQEWKVGKSADYARAAGEDPSVTNYVVGIRLWF; translated from the coding sequence ATGAAGCGCGCCATCCTCTTCTCGCTCCCCTTGCTTGCGTTGTCCGCGCCGGGCTGGGCGGAGCAACATGACCATGCCACGGCCGCTCAGGTAGAGCCTGCAGACCCAGCTGCTACAACGACAGCGGCACAACAGGAGGTCATGGACCATTCCGCGATGGAACACGGCGAAATGGAGCACGGGAAAATGGATATGCCCGTCGACCAGGAACCGATGGCTCATTCACAAATGGATCATGGTTCGGTGCCCATGCCCAGACAGGAAGCGCCCATGGACGCTTCGAAAATGGACCATGCATCGATGGTCGATCAGTCACCGATACCGGCGGGGCCACCGCCGCCCGAAGCCTTTTCTGCCCCGGCATTTGCGGCAGACGAATTTGTTGGCGCGGACAAAATGGCTGCGTCGCGCGCGTCCGTCGTGCGTGAGGTCAGCGGCGTGCCTGTTTACTGGTTTCAGGCTGATCGAGCCGAGTATCGGGCGCGAGAAGGCAAGGACGGTTATCTCTGGGATGTACAGGGCTACTATGGCGGCGATATCGACAAGTTCTGGTTCAAGAGTGAGGGCGAGGGCAACTTCGGCGAGAAACCGGAATCTGCGGAAGTTCAGGCCCTCTGGAGCCATGCGATCGCACCTAGGTGGGATATTCAGGCTGGTGTTCGACAGGATTTGACTGGCCCCGAACGGACGCACGCGGTCATAGGCGTGCAAGGGCTCGCGCCATATCTCTTCGAACTTGATGCGGCAGCGTTTGTCTCAAACAAGGGCGACATCACCGCGCGGATCGAAGGTGAGCTGGACCAGCGTATTACCCAGCGCCTGATCCTCCAGCCTCGCGCAGAACTCAGTCTGTCGGCCCAGGACATACCTGAGCTCGGTATCGGTGCTGGCCTCGACCGTGCCGAGCTGGGCCTGCGTCTGCGCTATGAGTTTGTGCGCGAGTTTGCGCCCTATATCGGTGTTGAACAGGAATGGAAGGTGGGCAAGAGCGCCGATTACGCCAGAGCTGCCGGAGAAGATCCAAGCGTGACAAACTATGTGGTTGGCATTCGCTTGTGGTTCTGA
- a CDS encoding copper resistance system multicopper oxidase, whose product MTSIDRRKFLTAGTASLGALGFVGAMPAWARGTLDGTLARRGSDVLSGDYQTMTVADAMFTTGTRRGPGVTVNGTIPGPLLRLKEGQNLVVDLVNDSSMGTSIHWHGLLVPFLMDGVPGVTMAAVEPGERFRYEFPIRQAGTYWWHAHTLQEPMGHYGPIIIDPAGEEAHSYDRDYVVMLSDWSPMHPHTIMKKLKVADAPFNFQKTTATDNYPLSGAERRMWARMRMMPTDISDVSAPLFTYLLNGHGPEDGLEFAFRPGERVRLRFINGAAMSFFNVRIPGLAMTVIAADGQDVRPVEVDEFQIGNAETYDVIVEPGAGDAFTIVAEAMDRSGMGLAMLTSRPGLRAQVPPLRDPPLLTMADMGMSQGGAGSMTGMDHGEASAGGAMDMGSMSMRDTSLLPPNVKVGPGIDMVAMNPVDRMGDPGTGLKDVGHRVLTYKQLVAARMNPDMRQPTRLKEIHLTGNMERYMWSFDGKKFSAVTDDPIRFAFNERVRVKLVNDTMMAHPIHLHGHFFELVNGAPGMHQPRKHTVIVQPGGSAQFDLTANEPGDWAFHCHLIYHMHTGMFQVVTVRPLDGGEG is encoded by the coding sequence ATGACATCAATTGATCGACGAAAGTTTTTGACCGCCGGCACAGCTTCTCTCGGCGCTCTGGGATTCGTGGGCGCAATGCCTGCCTGGGCGCGCGGGACGCTGGACGGGACTCTCGCCCGCCGCGGAAGTGACGTCCTTTCAGGTGACTACCAGACGATGACAGTCGCGGACGCCATGTTTACGACAGGGACTCGTCGCGGACCCGGCGTTACCGTCAACGGGACAATTCCTGGACCGCTATTGCGGCTGAAAGAGGGCCAGAACCTGGTCGTCGATCTCGTCAACGACAGTTCGATGGGCACTTCGATCCATTGGCATGGGTTGTTGGTGCCTTTTCTGATGGACGGCGTGCCGGGCGTTACCATGGCTGCGGTCGAGCCGGGTGAGCGATTTCGCTACGAATTCCCGATCCGTCAGGCGGGGACCTATTGGTGGCACGCGCATACGCTGCAGGAACCGATGGGTCATTACGGCCCGATCATCATCGATCCGGCCGGGGAGGAGGCCCATAGCTATGACCGGGACTATGTGGTCATGCTGTCTGACTGGTCGCCGATGCATCCGCACACCATCATGAAAAAACTGAAGGTGGCCGATGCGCCCTTCAACTTCCAGAAGACCACCGCGACCGACAACTATCCACTGAGCGGTGCGGAGCGGCGGATGTGGGCGCGCATGCGGATGATGCCGACCGATATCTCGGACGTATCCGCGCCGCTCTTCACCTATCTCCTCAATGGCCACGGGCCCGAGGACGGGCTGGAGTTCGCTTTCCGGCCGGGCGAGCGGGTACGCCTGCGATTCATCAACGGTGCGGCGATGAGCTTTTTCAATGTCCGTATACCGGGGCTGGCAATGACCGTCATTGCCGCCGATGGTCAGGATGTCCGCCCTGTCGAGGTTGACGAATTTCAGATCGGTAATGCGGAAACCTATGATGTCATCGTCGAGCCCGGAGCTGGCGATGCTTTCACAATTGTCGCTGAGGCGATGGACCGATCGGGCATGGGGCTGGCGATGCTGACCAGTCGTCCCGGCCTGCGCGCGCAAGTTCCGCCGCTCCGCGATCCGCCCCTTCTGACCATGGCGGACATGGGGATGAGTCAGGGCGGGGCAGGATCTATGACTGGCATGGATCACGGCGAAGCCTCCGCTGGCGGCGCAATGGATATGGGCTCCATGTCCATGCGCGACACGTCCCTGCTTCCGCCCAATGTCAAGGTGGGTCCCGGGATTGACATGGTGGCGATGAACCCGGTTGACCGGATGGGCGACCCGGGCACCGGTCTGAAGGACGTTGGGCATCGCGTATTGACCTACAAGCAGCTCGTAGCGGCGCGCATGAATCCGGATATGCGGCAACCGACCCGGCTCAAGGAGATTCATCTTACTGGAAACATGGAGCGCTACATGTGGTCATTCGACGGCAAGAAGTTCTCCGCCGTCACTGACGACCCAATTCGTTTTGCCTTTAATGAGAGAGTCCGGGTCAAGCTCGTCAACGATACGATGATGGCGCACCCGATCCATCTGCATGGGCATTTCTTTGAATTGGTTAATGGGGCGCCCGGCATGCATCAGCCACGCAAGCACACGGTGATTGTCCAGCCCGGCGGTAGTGCGCAATTTGACCTGACCGCCAACGAACCCGGCGACTGGGCATTCCACTGCCACCTCATATACCACATGCACACCGGCATGTTTCAGGTCGTCACTGTCCGGCCGCTCGATGGAGGAGAAGGCTGA
- a CDS encoding RNA polymerase sigma factor encodes MRGETLEDEKRIVASARIGGRAAFDQLARHYAPGLLVLAERMMGNSADGEDAVQDALAAAWLALRQFDQKRPLGPWLATITMNKCRDGLRRRRLALFFHIDGSEQDYVIPDDRPGQERELVSRQELARVKREISLLPQKFREPFVLVALESYSQAEAAQILGISEKAVETRIYRARNSLKEKFEKF; translated from the coding sequence GTGCGGGGCGAAACGCTAGAAGATGAAAAGCGGATTGTCGCATCAGCCAGGATCGGAGGCCGTGCGGCCTTTGACCAGCTTGCTCGCCACTACGCGCCCGGACTGCTGGTCCTGGCCGAGAGGATGATGGGCAACTCGGCCGATGGCGAAGATGCTGTGCAAGATGCTTTGGCGGCGGCTTGGTTAGCACTCCGACAATTCGATCAGAAGCGTCCCCTGGGGCCATGGCTTGCGACCATCACGATGAACAAGTGCCGCGATGGCCTGCGCAGGCGGAGGCTCGCATTGTTCTTTCATATCGATGGCAGCGAGCAAGACTACGTTATCCCTGATGATCGTCCCGGCCAGGAGAGAGAGCTCGTAAGCCGTCAGGAGCTCGCGAGGGTAAAACGGGAGATATCCCTCCTTCCCCAAAAGTTCAGGGAGCCATTTGTGCTCGTAGCGCTCGAATCCTACAGCCAGGCCGAAGCTGCCCAAATTCTCGGCATCAGTGAAAAGGCCGTAGAAACCCGCATCTACCGCGCCCGAAACTCTCTCAAGGAAAAGTTCGAGAAATTTTGA